TGTCAGTATGTGCTCAACATATCCTTGTACTCTCTCAATGTCCATCTCTAATCTCCAAAATATTCAACGAAATTATTCTCTGTTTCATGTAATTTTATCTTGTAAAGTCTGCCGTTAGGAATTTTATCGACGAGTTGATCCCAAATCTTTACTGCTATGTTCTCTGCAGTGGGGATTACCCCTTTCATGAAATCAACATCCAGATTCAAATGTTTGTGGTCAACTTTACGGATCACATTATCTATGATTATTCTTTTCAACTGCTTCAGGTCCAACACATATCCTGTGCGCTCATCAATCTCTCCTTCGACCACCACTTCCAGAATATAATTGTGACCGTGTCCATGATAGTTGTTGCATTTATCGTAGATTTCCTCATTTTCTGAATCGGAGAAATCAGGGTTGTAGAGCCGGTGGGCTGAAGAAAACACCTCGCGCCGGGAGACAAAAACTTTCGGTCCCATAATCTATTCGCTCAGAGCTTTCTTCACTTCTTCTGTGTGACCTTCCACTTTTACTTTGTTGAACACTTTTTTAATTGTTCCTTCAGGATCAATTACAAAAGTTGTTCTTTCAATTCCCATATATTTTTTCCCGTACATGCTCTTCTCTTTCCACACACCATATGCTTCCAGCATCTGCTTGCTCTCATCGCTCAGGAGTGTGAAATTCAGGTTGTATTTGTCTGCGAATTTTCTGTGTGACTTTACAGAATCACCACTGACACCAATAATAGTTGCATTTACACCTTCAAATATTGAAAGTTCATCTCTGAAGCTGCAAGCTTCCTTTGTGCATACACTTGTATTATCTTTTGGATAAAAAAACAGTACAACACTCTTCCCTTTCAGATCAGTCAGTTTTACTGTTTCACCGTCCTGATTCAAAAGTTCAAAATAAGGAGCCTTATCTCCGGCATTTAACATAAATTCATCTCCATAAAAGTTATAATCAATATATGTTATAACAATCTTTTTAGTGCTTAGTTCAAAATCCCCGCACTTTTTGTCCAGCGGTCGAATCCTTTCTCAAGCTCTTCAAAAGAATTGATTGCAAAGAGGACGGGCTGCAGATGCCAGACTTCATATTCCTGGTGAATTATCCTTTCAGGATCAAAATTGTGAACCACAACCTCACTTCCGAGGG
This Bacteroidota bacterium DNA region includes the following protein-coding sequences:
- a CDS encoding 6-carboxytetrahydropterin synthase, producing MGPKVFVSRREVFSSAHRLYNPDFSDSENEEIYDKCNNYHGHGHNYILEVVVEGEIDERTGYVLDLKQLKRIIIDNVIRKVDHKHLNLDVDFMKGVIPTAENIAVKIWDQLVDKIPNGRLYKIKLHETENNFVEYFGD
- the bcp gene encoding thioredoxin-dependent thiol peroxidase codes for the protein MLNAGDKAPYFELLNQDGETVKLTDLKGKSVVLFFYPKDNTSVCTKEACSFRDELSIFEGVNATIIGVSGDSVKSHRKFADKYNLNFTLLSDESKQMLEAYGVWKEKSMYGKKYMGIERTTFVIDPEGTIKKVFNKVKVEGHTEEVKKALSE